In the genome of Pseudanabaena mucicola str. Chao 1806, the window CATGATCTCCAACTGGTTGAGCCATTTCAACAATATTTCCGTTATGTAGTTCGTAACGCACGCCAGAATTTTCGGGAAGAAATTCTACAAACTCATCAAAGGTCGTCACTTTCGGTAAGGATTGAATCGTTATGGCGATTATGTCCTGCCTACGACAAAAAATATGGCTCTAGCTATAATAATATTGATACTGTCATTTCTTGTTGGTTTGCGAACATGGTAAACACTCTTCCCCAACAGACGACTAGCGAAATTGTAGAAATAGAATCGGACGCATGGATTCCACCCATGCCGCCCACAGATTTAATATTTGATGATGGAGAGCCATTGGAAACTAATCAACATCGGGTAGCGATGAATGTGTTGATTCGCTCCTATCAACAATATCGTGGTGCGGATACCGACTTCTATGTCGGTGGCAATATGTTTATTTACTACAGCACCACCCAAGTTAAGAATCGGGATTTTAGGGGACCAGATTTCTTTGTAGCATTGGATGTCGAAGGTCAGCGCGATCGCCTTGGCTGGGTAGTCTGGGAAGAAGAGGGGCGTTATCCTGACATCATCATTGAATTGATGTCTCCCAGTACAGCAAATGTCGATCTAGGCTTAAAAAAGCAGTTGTATGATCGCGTGTTCAAAACTCAAGATTATTTTGTTTACAATCCCTTTGACCCAAATTCATTACAGGGTTGGCATCGAAATAGCACCTATGAGGCGATCGCCCCAGATGAGCGCGGTTGGCTGTGGTGCGAGTCCTTGGGGTTATGGCTAGGCACTTGGCAAGGCACGATTGACCGTGAGACTTTAACTTGGTTACGCTTTTATGATCAATCAGGAGCTTTAGTGTTATTGCCTGAAGAAGCAGCACAGCAACGTGCAGAGACTGAGGCTCAACGGGCTGAGGCTGAGGCTCAACGGGCTGAGGCTGAGGCTCAACGGGCAGAGATTGAGGCTCAACGGGCTGAGACTGAGAGACTTAGGGCTGAAAGGTTGGCGGCACGACTAAGAGAGTTGGGTGAAGATCCTGATAGTTTGTAAGTAATATAGCGATCGCTGATTAGATATTTTTTTCAAAAAAAAGAAAAATTTGTGGCATGAAGCGTTACAAATTTTTCTTTTAGGTTTCTAATGCTCCTAAAGCTTGTAAGGTAGCGATTTCAGCTTGAGTTAAACCTGTCGCATCCTTGATACCCATACCTTTGTAAGGAAGAATCGATCGCAAAGTTTGCCAACATTTCCCTGTGGTGATATCCCAACATGCGATCGTTTCATCCCAACTGCCGCTAATTAGGGTTCTGGCATCTTGGCTTAGCGCTAGTGAAGCAACCCAGTGACTATGCCCTTGTAATGTTTCAAGGCAATTTCCTGTGAATAGATCCCAAATTTTGATGGTGCGATCACTACTGCCACTAATCAGGCGATCGCCCTTGGGCGTAAAGACGAGCGAGACAACGGGGTGGGAATGTCCAGAAAATATGCGTAAACAAGCTCCTGTCTCTATATCCCATAGTTTTATCGAGCGATCATCGCCACCCGTTGCTAGGTGCTGTGAATT includes:
- a CDS encoding Uma2 family endonuclease, which translates into the protein MVNTLPQQTTSEIVEIESDAWIPPMPPTDLIFDDGEPLETNQHRVAMNVLIRSYQQYRGADTDFYVGGNMFIYYSTTQVKNRDFRGPDFFVALDVEGQRDRLGWVVWEEEGRYPDIIIELMSPSTANVDLGLKKQLYDRVFKTQDYFVYNPFDPNSLQGWHRNSTYEAIAPDERGWLWCESLGLWLGTWQGTIDRETLTWLRFYDQSGALVLLPEEAAQQRAETEAQRAEAEAQRAEAEAQRAEIEAQRAETERLRAERLAARLRELGEDPDSL
- a CDS encoding WD40 repeat domain-containing protein: MLGGSADHTIKLWHSHLYPHVDKPIKTLQGHRSWVWGIAISADSKFLASGSYDHTVKVWDLESGECLQTLPGHPSSVLSVRFSHDGKTLFSSGYDKLVKHWHLETGECLNTWEADSSNRVWAMALSPNSQHLATGGDDRSIKLWDIETGACLRIFSGHSHPVVSLVFTPKGDRLISGSSDRTIKIWDLFTGNCLETLQGHSHWVASLALSQDARTLISGSWDETIACWDITTGKCWQTLRSILPYKGMGIKDATGLTQAEIATLQALGALET